From the Primulina tabacum isolate GXHZ01 chromosome 3, ASM2559414v2, whole genome shotgun sequence genome, one window contains:
- the LOC142540669 gene encoding putative serine/threonine-protein kinase PBL23 produces the protein MLGRFSCCLSGEKTQKRSSKNGGPEYKKADYFASFDNISFKSDASRRRYIAEEIEKLGKGNISADIFTFRDLCAATHNFKPDTLIGEGGFGRVYKGHIESKNIDVAVKQLDRNGFQGNREFLVEVLILSLLHHPNLVNLVGYCADGKQRILVYEYMHNGSLEDHLLDVGPGEEPLDWHARMKIAAGAARGLEYLHETANPPVIYRDFKASNILLDENFNPKLSDFGLAKLGPVGGHTHISTRVMGTYGYCAPEYASTGQLTTKSDVYSFGVVFLEIITGRRVIDTTRPTVEQNLIDWARPLFRDKKKFHLMVDPLLEGAYHEKGLHQALAIAAMCLQEEASIRPLISDVVTALEYLSAGKNPAEITEGKNE, from the exons ATGTTGGGACGTTTCTCATGTTGCTTATCCGGAGAGAAAACCCAGAAAAGGTCATCTAAAAATGGCGGTCCAGAATACAAGAAGGCAGATTATTTTGCCTCTTTTGATAATATATCCTTCAAATCTG ATGCTAGCAGAAGACGGTATATAGCGGAAGAAATAGAGAAGCTAGGGAAGGGTAATATATCTGCTGATATTTTCACATTCCGTGACCTTTGTGCTGCTACTCATAACTTCAAGCCCGACACTTTGATCGGAGAAGGCGGTTTCGGGAGGGTATACAAAGGCCACATCGAGAGCAAAAATATT GATGTTGCAGTGAAGCAACTTGATAGAAATGGATTCCAAGGGAACAGAGAGTTTCTTGTGGAAGTATTGATATTGAGTCTTCTTCACCATCCCAATCTTgttaatttagttggatattgtGCTGATGGTAAACAGAGGATTTTGGTTTATGAGTACATGCACAATGGTTCTTTGGAGGATCACCTTCTCG ATGTAGGACCAGGGGAAGAGCCTCTTGACTGGCATGCAAGGATGAAGATTGCAGCAGGAGCAGCAAGGGGACTCGAATACTTGCATGAAACCGCCAATCCACCTGTTATCTATCGAGATTTCAAGGCATCAAACATACTTTTAGATGAGAACTTCAATCCAAAACTCTCTGATTTCGGCCTCGCGAAGCTTGGTCCGGTCGGGGGGCACACCCATATTTCCACCAGAGTGATGGGAACTTACGGCTATTGTGCACCAGAGTATGCATCCACGGGCCAGTTGACTACAAAGTCGGATGTGTACAGCTTCGGTGTCGTGTTTCTCGAGATAATCACGGGCAGGAGAGTCATCGACACTACAAGACCAACCGTGGAGCAAAATCTAATAGATTGG GCACGACCTTTGTTCAGAGACAAGAAAAAGTTTCATTTGATGGTAGATCCGTTGCTTGAAGGGGCATACCACGAGAAGGGGTTACACCAAGCTCTTGCAATCGCAGCAATGTGTCTCCAAGAAGAAGCCTCGATTCGACCATTGATCAGCGACGTCGTAACTGCACTAGAATATCTTTCAGCAGGCAAAAATCCAGCAGAAATAACAGAAGGAAAAAATGAATGA
- the LOC142539006 gene encoding protein FATTY ACID EXPORT 5-like, which produces MLDFYFTIPYGLLLVVGGVIGYSRKGSTASLAGGAGTGLLLVLAGFLSLQAYNKRTNSYFALILETAIAALLTWVMTQRYLQTSKMMPAGMVAGISFLMTGFYLYKVANGGNHIPSKSD; this is translated from the exons ATGCTGGATTTCTACTTCACGATCCCGTATGGGCTGCTTTTGGTGGTGGGGGGCGTAATTGGATACTCGAGGAAAGGCAGCACGGCGTCGCTGGCTGGTGGCGCCGGCACCGGGTTGCTGCTCGTCCTCGCCGGATTTCTTAGCCTCCAAGCCTACAACAAGCGCACAAATTCCTACTTTGCCTTGATTCTGGAGACTG CTATTGCTGCCTTGCTAACCTGGGTTATGACCCAGAGGTAtctgcaaacttcaaagatgaTGCCAGCCGGTATGGTTGCTGGGATCAG TTTTCTCATGACTGGATTTTATCTGTACAAGGTTGCAAATGGTGGCAACCACATCCCTTCGAAATCTGACTAA